The Streptococcus sp. S5 genome contains a region encoding:
- the fni gene encoding type 2 isopentenyl-diphosphate Delta-isomerase yields the protein MSENRKDQHIRYALEQSSCYNSFDEIELIHRSLPLVDLAEIDLTTHFAGRDWEVPFYINAMTGGSKRAKEINQKLAAVAEACGILFVTGSYSAGLKDPNDQSYAVQKDHPHLLLATNIGIDKEPDLGLRTVEELQPLFLQVHVNLMQELLMPEGERSFHTWKDHLKSYGQGFPVPVVLKEVGFGMDPKTVQAALDAGIKTVDISGRGGTSFAYIENRRGGNRAYLDDWGQSTAQCLIQLQDQMDQIEILASGGIRHPLDMVKALVLGARGVGLSRVFLEMVETKSIEEVIVLVQGWKEDLRLLLCALGCQNLKELREVDYLLYGKLWQAQQQKK from the coding sequence GTGAGCGAAAATCGAAAAGACCAGCATATTCGCTATGCCTTAGAGCAAAGCTCCTGCTATAATAGCTTTGATGAAATCGAGCTGATTCACCGATCCCTCCCCCTTGTGGATCTAGCGGAGATTGATCTAACAACCCATTTCGCAGGGCGTGATTGGGAGGTCCCTTTTTATATCAATGCCATGACAGGCGGGAGTAAACGGGCCAAAGAGATCAATCAAAAGTTGGCAGCAGTAGCCGAAGCCTGTGGGATTCTCTTTGTTACTGGCTCTTACAGTGCAGGGCTGAAGGATCCGAACGATCAATCGTATGCGGTCCAAAAAGACCATCCTCATCTTCTTTTAGCAACCAACATTGGCATCGATAAAGAGCCAGATCTGGGCTTGCGAACAGTGGAAGAGCTACAACCTCTCTTTCTTCAAGTCCATGTGAATCTGATGCAAGAGTTGCTCATGCCCGAAGGGGAGCGGAGTTTCCACACTTGGAAAGACCATCTCAAGAGCTATGGGCAGGGCTTTCCTGTACCTGTAGTCCTGAAGGAAGTCGGTTTTGGCATGGATCCTAAAACAGTTCAGGCAGCGCTAGATGCTGGGATCAAAACCGTCGATATTTCTGGTCGTGGTGGCACTAGTTTTGCCTATATTGAGAATCGTCGTGGTGGCAATCGCGCTTATCTGGATGATTGGGGACAGTCAACGGCGCAGTGTCTCATACAGTTACAGGATCAGATGGATCAGATTGAGATCCTCGCAAGTGGGGGCATCCGTCATCCCCTTGATATGGTCAAGGCCTTAGTCCTTGGAGCGCGTGGCGTAGGACTTTCCCGTGTTTTTCTTGAGATGGTAGAGACTAAGAGCATTGAAGAAGTAATCGTCCTTGTCCAAGGATGGAAAGAAGACCTAAGATTGCTCCTTTGTGCGCTCGGTTGTCAGAACCTGAAAGAGCTCCGTGAAGTCGACTATCTCCTCTATGGAAAGTTGTGGCAAGCTCAGCAACAGAAAAAATGA
- a CDS encoding C69 family dipeptidase — protein sequence MKKHYFRSAVAALLPLLLIAQPVEACTGFIIGKKLTADGSTLVGRTEDLEPNHNKNFVVRERVYNKKGAIFEDAANGFQYPLPEISYKYTAVPDVTPDQGIFDEAGFNEYGVSISATVSASANDKIQKVDPYVKDGLAESGLTSIVLPSVKTAREGVELIAKIVEEKGAAEGSIVTIADKEGVWYMEILSGHQYAAILFPEDRFAVFPNTFFLGHVDLSDTERTIASKDLEKVAKEANSYKEVDGKFHVSQSYNPPLQEADRSRVWSGIKSLDPSSPVKYDDASFDLLHTTDRKLTLRDAMNLQRNRLEGTKYKPQDQMELDGKGIPKKGEFDEVYKYPISNPNVMEAHIFQLKDDVPASAGGGTMWLSMGSPRNAPYLPYYGNILNTYQAYQELGDHYNDRSWYWTISRINDLVAKYPDLFEDGAIRTEMERLESQWMVEQDLSDKEQIALASQPEEASEKATEESLARAEKTFERLQEIRKEAEQKVADEHGKSALQDLDDEEDAAYEEKIDLVEFDYDYILAAGLFGATLLAIVIYLIRSKKQKGGKQDD from the coding sequence ATGAAGAAGCACTATTTTCGATCAGCTGTAGCAGCCTTGCTTCCGCTTTTGTTGATTGCTCAACCTGTTGAGGCTTGTACAGGGTTCATCATCGGGAAGAAACTGACTGCCGATGGTTCGACCTTGGTAGGGCGTACCGAAGATTTAGAACCCAACCATAATAAAAATTTTGTGGTCAGAGAGCGTGTCTACAATAAAAAAGGAGCCATTTTTGAAGATGCTGCCAACGGTTTTCAATATCCCTTGCCAGAGATTAGCTATAAGTATACAGCGGTCCCGGATGTCACCCCTGATCAAGGGATTTTTGACGAAGCAGGATTCAATGAATATGGAGTTTCCATTTCTGCCACTGTATCTGCTTCAGCAAATGACAAGATCCAAAAGGTGGATCCCTATGTCAAGGATGGCCTCGCAGAATCGGGCTTGACCAGTATCGTTCTCCCAAGTGTGAAAACCGCAAGAGAAGGGGTTGAACTCATTGCTAAAATCGTCGAAGAAAAAGGCGCTGCAGAAGGAAGTATTGTGACTATTGCCGATAAAGAAGGCGTCTGGTATATGGAAATCCTATCTGGCCATCAATATGCGGCGATTCTCTTCCCAGAGGATCGATTTGCGGTCTTTCCAAATACTTTCTTCTTAGGGCATGTCGATCTGTCAGATACCGAACGCACGATCGCCTCAAAAGATCTTGAAAAAGTCGCCAAAGAAGCCAATAGCTATAAGGAAGTGGACGGAAAATTCCACGTTTCTCAATCCTATAATCCGCCTTTGCAAGAAGCAGATCGCTCACGGGTTTGGTCGGGAATCAAATCGCTAGACCCAAGCTCTCCTGTTAAATATGACGATGCGTCCTTTGACCTTCTTCATACAACCGATCGAAAATTAACCCTCCGCGATGCCATGAATCTCCAACGCAATCGTTTGGAAGGAACCAAATATAAACCACAGGATCAAATGGAGCTAGATGGAAAAGGCATTCCGAAAAAAGGAGAGTTTGATGAGGTTTATAAATATCCTATTTCCAATCCAAATGTCATGGAGGCCCATATTTTCCAACTGAAAGATGATGTCCCAGCGAGTGCAGGTGGAGGCACCATGTGGCTGTCGATGGGCAGTCCACGAAATGCTCCATACCTACCCTACTATGGCAATATTCTCAACACCTATCAAGCCTACCAAGAATTAGGGGATCATTACAATGATCGCTCTTGGTATTGGACCATTTCAAGAATCAATGACCTTGTGGCCAAGTATCCAGATTTATTCGAAGATGGGGCGATTCGTACTGAAATGGAACGATTGGAGTCTCAGTGGATGGTCGAACAAGATCTGAGTGATAAGGAGCAAATTGCCCTTGCTTCTCAGCCTGAAGAAGCGAGTGAGAAGGCAACAGAGGAAAGCTTGGCAAGAGCTGAGAAAACCTTCGAACGCTTGCAAGAAATCAGAAAAGAAGCAGAACAAAAGGTAGCAGATGAACACGGAAAAAGTGCTCTGCAGGATTTAGATGACGAAGAAGATGCTGCTTATGAAGAAAAGATTGATCTCGTTGAATTTGACTATGATTACATTCTAGCAGCAGGCTTATTCGGGGCAACCCTTCTAGCGATTGTGATCTACCTGATTCGCTCAAAGAAACAAAAGGGAGGAAAACAAGATGACTAA